Within Mustela nigripes isolate SB6536 unplaced genomic scaffold, MUSNIG.SB6536 HiC_scaffold_10958, whole genome shotgun sequence, the genomic segment TGACCACCCCCAAAATGATCATCGACCTGCTGTACCAGAGGAGAACCATCTCCTTGGGCGGCTACCTGACTCAGCTCTTCATGGAACACTTTCTGGGAGGATCAGAGATCATCCTCCTCATTGTCATGGCCTATGATCGCTATGTAGCTATCTGCAAGCCCCTGCACTACATGACCATCATGCGACCGGGGCTCTGCCACCTCCTGGTGGTGTGGATAGGGAGTATCCTGCATGCCACTGTGCAGATCCTTTTCATGGTCA encodes:
- the LOC132009284 gene encoding olfactory receptor 4C13-like, producing the protein MNHLTPPNIMTGFILLGLTQNPHLQKILFVLFLFIFLFTVLANLLIVITISLSPTLSAPMYFFLIYLSFIDASYTSVTTPKMIIDLLYQRRTISLGGYLTQLFMEHFLGGSEIILLIVMAYDRYVAICKPLHYMTIMRPGLCHLLVVWIGSILHATVQILFMVK